A single Gemmatimonadetes bacterium SCN 70-22 DNA region contains:
- a CDS encoding 6-phosphogluconolactonase: MPAQRIRIGTRESIAAQLTDQVASDARAAIAARGRCSLAIPGGSVAEVLVPRLASRDLPWERVHIFWCDERGVPLDDPASNAGTAMRRWAGTPLAQGARVHVMDGGAADLEAAARSYERALVEGAGDPPVLDLLVLGIGEDGHVASLFPGHPASAEARQWVVPVHDASKAPARRLTLTMPVLLGARHVILAAFGASKADVVRRSLEGPETPSPAAHLVRAAHHLTIMLDDAAARDVSPTPRGAGHE; encoded by the coding sequence ATGCCAGCGCAACGGATCCGCATCGGAACGCGTGAATCCATTGCGGCGCAGCTGACGGATCAGGTCGCCAGTGATGCGCGCGCGGCCATCGCCGCGCGTGGGCGCTGCTCCCTGGCCATCCCCGGCGGCTCGGTGGCCGAGGTACTCGTCCCGCGCCTGGCGTCGCGCGATCTCCCGTGGGAGCGCGTGCACATCTTCTGGTGCGACGAACGGGGAGTGCCGCTCGACGACCCCGCCTCCAACGCCGGCACCGCGATGCGCCGATGGGCCGGTACGCCCCTGGCACAGGGCGCGCGCGTGCACGTGATGGACGGGGGCGCCGCCGACCTCGAGGCGGCAGCACGGAGCTACGAGCGCGCGCTCGTCGAAGGCGCGGGCGACCCCCCCGTGCTGGACCTGCTGGTGCTCGGCATCGGCGAGGATGGACACGTCGCCTCGCTCTTTCCGGGACACCCGGCATCGGCCGAAGCGCGGCAATGGGTGGTGCCGGTGCACGACGCCAGCAAGGCGCCGGCGCGACGCCTCACGCTCACCATGCCCGTCTTGCTCGGCGCGCGTCACGTCATCCTCGCCGCCTTCGGCGCGTCCAAGGCGGACGTCGTGCGCCGTTCGCTCGAGGGACCGGAGACGCCGTCGCCAGCTGCACACCTCGTGCGCGCGGCCCACCACCTGACGATCATGCTCGACGACGCCGCGGCGCGCGACGTCTCCCCCACACCTCGAGGCGCGGGCCATGAGTGA
- a CDS encoding glucan 1,4-alpha-glucosidase, which translates to MSEADRLAPGWPGLEPRWTTSAKSAVGTALGDGSRVWFTASHGILNELYYPEVDTACLRDAGFMITARDGFFSEEKRDCDHGVEWLAPGVPAFRLRNRCRQGRYEIEKRVCTSTDYDVVLQHVRFTPLHGALGDYIITLLLSPHLGNHGAGNTGWVGASKGERILFAQRDGLALAVACSPGFGRCTAGFAGSLDAWHDVRANGRLVDCFDRAENGNIALAAEIEMLGAVGEFTIAIGFGRDAETAALHARASLLRSYDESERAYAAPWRAWQGQLLALDEAPPAPAGAAPAGGTDSGAAPRPLYRASTAVMRTHMSVAMNGGAIASLSVPWGSSKGDGDLGGYHLVWPRDMVEMAGGLLAAGAHREMRDMLGFLAVSQEPDGHWPQNMWLNGTPYWHGVQLDEAAFPILLVDGARRADAIWARDVARFWGMVRRAACFVAMHGPATDQDRWEEDAGYSPFTLAVTIAALLAAAELADAAGEPLLAAYLRDTADDWNADIERWSYVEDTPLSRSLGVQGYYIRIGNARGDEEGSPTRGATPVKNRAAGHAEIATYAMVSADALALVRFGLRDAHDRRVTDTVRVIDALLREETATGPAWKRYNEDGYGEHEDGSPFDGTGVGRGWPLLAGERAHYELAAGRVDEAARLAAVMRAQTSPGGMLPEQVWDAPDVAPLELRNGHPTGSAMPLVWAHAEYVKLLRSLREGRVHDCPPQARARYVERANVPRVTGWRVTRRVSRLRAGSALRIDAPEPVRVRWTADAWATCADAESQVIAPSVHVAELPTQRLAAGAVVEFALYWPGGDRWEGRNFSVTVEGAAPTP; encoded by the coding sequence ATGAGTGAAGCCGATCGCCTGGCACCCGGATGGCCGGGGCTGGAGCCACGCTGGACCACCAGCGCCAAGAGCGCCGTCGGCACCGCGCTCGGCGACGGGTCGCGCGTGTGGTTCACCGCGAGTCACGGCATCCTGAATGAGCTGTACTATCCCGAGGTGGACACCGCCTGCCTCCGGGACGCCGGCTTCATGATCACGGCCCGGGACGGCTTCTTCTCCGAGGAAAAGCGCGACTGCGACCACGGGGTCGAGTGGCTGGCGCCGGGCGTCCCGGCGTTCCGCCTGCGCAATCGCTGCCGGCAGGGGCGCTACGAGATCGAGAAGCGCGTCTGTACCTCGACCGACTACGATGTGGTGCTGCAGCACGTGCGCTTCACGCCGCTCCATGGCGCGCTCGGCGACTACATCATCACGCTCCTGCTGAGCCCCCACCTGGGCAATCACGGCGCGGGCAACACCGGATGGGTCGGTGCGTCCAAGGGCGAGCGCATCCTGTTCGCCCAGCGCGATGGCCTGGCCCTCGCCGTGGCCTGCTCGCCGGGGTTCGGCAGGTGCACCGCCGGGTTCGCCGGCAGCCTCGATGCCTGGCACGACGTGCGCGCCAACGGGCGCCTCGTCGACTGCTTCGATCGTGCCGAGAACGGCAACATCGCGCTCGCCGCGGAGATCGAGATGCTCGGCGCCGTTGGGGAGTTCACCATCGCCATCGGCTTCGGCCGCGACGCCGAGACGGCCGCGCTGCACGCGCGCGCCTCGCTCCTGCGGAGCTACGACGAGAGCGAGCGCGCGTATGCCGCGCCGTGGCGGGCGTGGCAGGGGCAACTGCTCGCCCTGGACGAGGCACCGCCTGCCCCGGCGGGCGCCGCGCCGGCGGGCGGAACCGACAGCGGCGCCGCGCCGCGCCCGTTGTACCGCGCCAGCACGGCCGTCATGCGGACGCACATGTCCGTCGCCATGAACGGCGGCGCCATCGCCAGCCTGTCGGTGCCATGGGGGTCGAGCAAGGGCGATGGCGACCTGGGGGGCTATCACCTGGTCTGGCCGCGCGACATGGTGGAGATGGCCGGCGGGCTGCTGGCCGCCGGTGCGCATCGTGAGATGCGCGACATGCTGGGCTTCCTGGCCGTGTCGCAGGAGCCGGACGGGCACTGGCCGCAGAACATGTGGCTCAACGGCACCCCGTACTGGCACGGCGTGCAGCTGGACGAAGCCGCCTTCCCCATCCTGCTGGTGGACGGCGCGCGGCGCGCCGACGCCATCTGGGCCCGGGACGTGGCACGCTTCTGGGGCATGGTGCGCCGCGCCGCCTGCTTCGTCGCGATGCACGGCCCGGCCACCGACCAGGATCGCTGGGAGGAGGATGCCGGCTACTCCCCCTTCACGCTGGCCGTGACGATCGCCGCCTTGCTGGCCGCGGCCGAGCTGGCGGACGCGGCCGGCGAGCCGCTGCTGGCGGCCTACCTGCGCGACACCGCCGATGACTGGAATGCCGACATCGAGCGCTGGAGCTACGTCGAGGACACGCCGCTGAGCCGATCGTTAGGCGTGCAGGGCTACTACATTCGCATCGGCAACGCCAGGGGCGACGAAGAGGGATCGCCCACGCGCGGGGCCACGCCGGTCAAGAACCGGGCGGCCGGCCATGCCGAGATCGCGACCTATGCGATGGTCAGTGCCGACGCCCTGGCGCTGGTCCGGTTCGGCTTGCGCGATGCGCACGACCGCCGCGTGACCGACACCGTGCGCGTGATCGACGCGCTCCTGCGCGAGGAGACGGCCACGGGCCCCGCGTGGAAGCGCTACAACGAGGACGGCTACGGCGAGCACGAGGACGGAAGCCCGTTCGACGGGACGGGGGTCGGGCGTGGCTGGCCGTTGCTGGCCGGCGAGCGCGCGCACTACGAGCTGGCGGCCGGGCGCGTGGACGAGGCCGCGCGGCTGGCGGCGGTGATGCGCGCACAGACGAGTCCCGGCGGCATGCTCCCCGAGCAGGTGTGGGACGCCCCCGACGTCGCACCACTCGAGCTGCGCAACGGGCATCCCACCGGCTCGGCGATGCCGCTGGTGTGGGCGCACGCCGAGTACGTGAAGCTGCTGCGCTCGTTGCGCGAGGGGCGGGTCCATGACTGCCCCCCGCAGGCGAGGGCACGCTACGTCGAGCGGGCGAACGTCCCGCGCGTCACCGGCTGGCGCGTCACGCGACGGGTGTCCCGGCTGCGTGCCGGGAGCGCGCTGCGCATCGACGCGCCGGAGCCGGTGCGCGTCCGCTGGACCGCCGATGCCTGGGCGACCTGTGCCGACGCCGAGTCGCAGGTCATCGCCCCCTCCGTGCACGTGGCGGAGCTGCCGACACAGCGGCTTGCAGCTGGAGCGGTGGTGGAGTTCGCGCTGTACTGGCCCGGCGGGGATCGGTGGGAGGGGCGCAACTTCTCGGTAACCGTGGAAGGGGCGGCGCCCACGCCGTGA